In Colletotrichum lupini chromosome 6, complete sequence, a single window of DNA contains:
- a CDS encoding p450 monooxygenase, with amino-acid sequence MIEDALLAALQQFFSPEGLGVVIALALSAILGRLTIFARKDENDISSLPLVNGKKWWQLTAKEQRKTFCNHAKEILDHALLNDMHTSLDGFAPFRQGQTRDRIFHDAVKINLIQDIARLNNPFSEEASHALQKHFTNKAEWHEIPLKILAFKIVSQLSSRVFLGEELCRNDDWLQVTVDYTRDSMQAAQDLRLWPKFLRPLAYWYLPRCRAIRQELQMSFNIVDPVLQNRRREKEKRVKKGLEPVRHLDAMQWMEDAANGRPYDATVAQIMMAIAANFSGSDSLSTLMIYLCQDPQLVEDMRKEVITVLSENKWSKSTLYKLRLMDSVLKESQRMKPAAIAVMRRIALKDTKLHDGTKIPKGTKLMVSTSKSWDSDKYPNPEKFDGYRFLRMREEQGLETAQFVSTTPDALGFGMGKHACPGRFFAANELKIALSHILLKYDFKLAPGAPTDPTFQALYWSANDNARIVIRRRKEEIEL; translated from the exons CAGTTTTTCTCGCCCGAGGGTCTTGGTGTTGTAATTGCACTGGCCTTGAGTGCAATCCTTGGAAGACTCACTATTTTCGCACGAAAGGACGAGAATGACATATCCAGTCTCCCTCTTGTCAACGGCAAGAAATGGTGGCAGTTGACGGCCAAGGAGCAGCGAAAAACGTTCTGCAACCATGCCAAGGAGATTCTTGATCATGCCCTTCTCAAT GACATGCACACCAGTCTGGATGGTTTTGCTCCTTTTCGCCAAGGACAAACCCGTGACAGAATCTTTCATGATGCTGTCAAGATCAACCTCATCCAGGATATTGCCAGACTCAATAATCCCTTCTCCGAGGAGGCAAGCCATGCGCTGCAAAAGCACTTTACGAATAAAGCAG AATGGCACGAGATCCCGCTCAAGATTCTCGCTTTCAAGATCGTCTCCCAACTGTCTTCCCGAGTCTTCCTCGGCGAAGAGCTCTGTCGCAATGATGACTGGCTTCAGGTCACGGTCGACTACACCAGGGACTCAATGCAGGCCGCGCAAGACCTACGCTTATGGCCCAAGTTCCTGCGTCCGCTTGCCTACTGGTATCTGCCCCGGTGCCGAGCCATCAGACAAGAGCTACAGATGTCTTTCAACATTGTCGATCCGGTCCTCCAAAATCGCCGCCGCGAGAAAGAGAAGCGGGTGAAAAAGGGTCTCGAACCCGTTCGCCACCTCGATGCGATGCAGTGGATGGAGGACGCGGCCAACGGCCGTCCCTATGACGCCACCGTTGCCCAGATTATGATGGCCATCGCCGCCAACTTTTCGGGGTCAGACTCGTTGAGCACGCTCATGATTTATCTCTGCCAGGACCCCCAGCTGGTCGAGGACATGCGCAAGGAGGTCATTACCGTCTTGTCCGAGAACAAGTGGAGCAAGTCTACCCTTTACAAGCTGCGTCTTATGGACAGTGTGCTTAAAGAGAGTCAGCGCATGAAGCCCGCAGCCATTG CTGTCATGCGTCGTATCGCGCTAAAGGACACAAAGTTACATGACGGTACCAAGATCCCCAAAGGCACTAAGCTCATGGTATCCACCTCGAAGTCTTGGGATTCAGACAAGTACCCCAACCCAGAGAAGTTTGACGGCTACCGCTTCCTGCGCATGCGTGAGGAGCAAGGGCTCGAGACGGCACAATTCGTGTCGACGACACCCGATGCCCTGGGCTTCGGCATGGGCAAGCATGCGTGCCCGGGCCGTTTCTTCGCCGCCAACGAGCTCAAGATCGCCCTCAGCCACATCCTTCTGAAGTACGACTTCAAGCTGGCTCCGGGCGCTCCCACGGATCCTACGTTCCAGGCTTTGTACTGGTCGGCTAACGACAATGCACGAATTGTGATTCGCCGCCGCAAGGAGGAGATTGAGCTGTAG